One segment of Micromonospora parathelypteridis DNA contains the following:
- a CDS encoding dienelactone hydrolase family protein yields the protein MDEQRSTVTIPVGDAQLPADLMLPAQPGGVVLFAHGSGSSRHSPRNVAVARTLNGRGLGTVLVDLLSPVEDEIDARTAELRFDIGLLASRLAGIVDWLAVERPAGDVPIGLFGASTGAAAALVATVSRADRVSAVVSRGGRPDLAGDALAQVRTPTLLLVGGLDEEVITLNKRALAELGDVGELRVIPGATHLFEEPGTLEQVADEAGAWFTTHLSR from the coding sequence ATGGACGAGCAGCGCAGCACGGTGACCATCCCGGTCGGGGACGCTCAACTCCCCGCCGACCTGATGCTGCCCGCTCAGCCGGGCGGTGTGGTGCTCTTCGCGCACGGTAGCGGCAGCTCCCGGCACAGCCCCCGCAACGTGGCGGTGGCCCGCACGCTGAACGGACGAGGGCTCGGCACGGTGCTGGTGGACCTGCTCAGCCCGGTCGAGGACGAGATCGACGCCCGCACCGCCGAACTGCGGTTCGACATTGGGCTGCTGGCCAGTCGCCTGGCCGGGATCGTCGACTGGTTGGCGGTGGAGCGTCCGGCCGGTGACGTTCCGATCGGTCTGTTCGGGGCCAGCACGGGGGCCGCCGCCGCTCTGGTCGCGACGGTGTCCCGCGCGGATCGGGTGAGTGCCGTGGTCAGCCGGGGCGGTCGGCCGGACCTCGCCGGAGACGCGCTGGCCCAGGTGCGTACCCCGACGTTGCTGCTGGTGGGCGGCTTGGACGAGGAAGTGATCACGCTCAACAAGCGGGCGCTGGCTGAGCTGGGGGACGTCGGCGAGCTGCGGGTGATCCCCGGCGCCACCCATCTCTTCGAGGAGCCCGGCACGCTGGAGCAGGTCGCCGACGAGGCCGGCGCCTGGTTCACCACCCACCTCAGCCGATGA
- a CDS encoding AI-2E family transporter, with translation MAAEGPGATTGGPGPRQTWEALPWLIRTAVLWSACLVVIVAGLYLLGRIAVLLAPLAIALAATIFLTALLDPVLLLLRRLRLPAALAALCTVLLLLGILVGVGALVWNLTASQFDQLSQELTQGVERSRDFVTSTLPVTDAQLDRLVDQARQGLSGGSPDPVAGARTATEVFGSALLALVLLFFLLKDGRSMWHWVLSRVSGPNQPVMAEAGRAGWQTLGAYSRGTMLIAAIDALGIGLALVVLRVPLALPLALITFLGGFVPIIGATVAGAVAVLVALAANGPTTALLTLAAVVAVQQIEGNLLEPLIMKRQVRLHPAVILVAVTAGTLIAGIAGAFVSVPITAVLWRVIDTVQQRRAASALTSAD, from the coding sequence ATGGCGGCAGAGGGACCCGGAGCGACGACAGGCGGCCCCGGGCCGCGCCAGACGTGGGAGGCGCTTCCCTGGCTGATCCGGACCGCGGTGTTGTGGAGCGCCTGTCTGGTGGTGATCGTCGCCGGGTTGTACCTGCTGGGCCGGATCGCCGTCCTGCTGGCGCCGCTGGCGATCGCGTTGGCCGCCACCATCTTCCTCACCGCGCTGCTCGACCCGGTACTCCTGCTGCTGCGTCGGCTGCGGCTTCCGGCGGCGCTCGCCGCGCTCTGCACCGTACTGCTGCTGCTCGGCATCCTGGTCGGCGTCGGCGCGTTGGTGTGGAACCTGACCGCCAGCCAGTTCGACCAGCTCAGCCAGGAGTTGACCCAGGGGGTCGAGCGCAGCCGGGACTTCGTGACGTCCACGTTGCCGGTCACCGACGCACAGTTGGACCGGCTGGTCGACCAGGCCCGGCAGGGGCTGAGCGGCGGCTCTCCGGACCCGGTGGCGGGTGCCCGGACCGCCACCGAGGTGTTCGGCTCCGCGCTGCTCGCCCTGGTGCTGCTCTTCTTCCTGCTAAAGGACGGCCGGTCGATGTGGCACTGGGTGCTGTCGCGGGTGTCCGGTCCGAATCAGCCCGTGATGGCCGAGGCCGGCCGGGCCGGGTGGCAGACGTTGGGTGCGTACAGCCGGGGCACCATGTTGATCGCCGCTATCGACGCGCTCGGCATCGGGTTGGCTCTGGTGGTGCTGCGAGTGCCCCTCGCCCTACCGCTGGCGCTGATCACCTTTCTCGGCGGATTCGTGCCGATCATCGGGGCGACGGTGGCCGGCGCGGTGGCGGTGCTGGTGGCACTGGCCGCGAACGGCCCCACCACCGCTCTGCTCACCCTGGCCGCCGTGGTCGCCGTGCAGCAGATCGAGGGCAACCTGCTGGAGCCGTTGATCATGAAGCGCCAGGTCCGACTGCACCCGGCCGTGATCCTGGTGGCGGTGACCGCGGGCACGCTGATCGCGGGGATAGCCGGCGCCTTCGTCAGCGTCCCCATCACCGCCGTCCTCTGGCGCGTCATCGACACCGTCCAACAGCGTCGCGCCGCCTCGGCCCTCACCTCGGCAGATTGA
- a CDS encoding glycoside hydrolase family 65 protein, with the protein MIRERAYPVEPWHVRETRLDMDVLAQSESVFALSNGHVGLRGNLDEGEPHGLPGTYLNSFYELRPLPYAEAGYGFPESGQTIVNVTNGKLIRLLVDDEPLDVRYGELLAHERILDLRAGTLHRELHWRSPAGREVKVRSTRLVSFTQRSVAAISYEVEAVNGPLRLIVQSELVANESLPAQSKDPRVAAVLESPLQAEEELTTPDGGQLIHRTKVSGLRVAAAMEHEVHGPDHTTIESEGYQDWVRTTIACVLQPGEKLRVIKYLTYSWSSRRSLPALRDQVGAALAGARLDGWDGLHREQRNYLDAFWDAADVLVEGDPEVQQAVRFGLFHVLQAGARAEQRPISAKGLTGPGYDGHAFWDTEMFVLPVLTYTQPSAVRSALQWRHSTLDSARERAETLNLRGAAFPWRTIEGPESSGYWPAGTAAFHIAADIADAIRRYVMVTGDVQFEREVGLELLVETARLWRSIGHHDRHGQFHIDGVTGPDEYTAVKNDNIYTNLMAQRNLLAAADVVMRYRDEAFHLGVSDEEAASWRDAATSMHVPYDEELDVHQQVEGFTRLQEWDFTHTPAEKYPLLLHYPYFELYRKQVVKQADLVLAMHWRGDAFTPEEKVRNFLYYERRTVRDSSLSACTQAVLAAEVGHPELAHTYLREAALMDLHDLNENTRDGVHMASLAGAWLALVSGFGGLRDHHGELSFAPRLSSRLNRLEFSLQWRGLSLRVDVRPHQTTYSLRHGSPDDVVELRHHDQVLRVSCDEPVTVPVPPAEPSGPPPEQPPGRSPLLRLPEHVNEQ; encoded by the coding sequence GTGATCCGGGAGCGGGCCTATCCGGTCGAGCCGTGGCACGTCCGCGAGACCCGGCTGGACATGGACGTGCTGGCGCAGTCCGAGTCGGTCTTCGCGCTCTCCAACGGACACGTCGGGCTGCGGGGCAACCTCGACGAGGGTGAACCGCACGGCCTGCCCGGCACCTACCTCAACTCCTTCTACGAGCTGCGTCCGCTGCCCTACGCGGAGGCGGGCTACGGCTTTCCCGAGTCCGGGCAGACCATCGTCAACGTCACCAACGGCAAACTGATCCGGCTGCTCGTCGACGACGAACCGCTCGACGTGCGCTATGGGGAGCTGCTGGCCCACGAGCGGATCCTCGACCTGCGAGCCGGCACCCTGCACCGGGAGCTGCACTGGCGCTCGCCCGCCGGCCGGGAGGTCAAGGTCCGCAGCACCCGCCTCGTCTCGTTCACCCAGCGGTCGGTCGCCGCCATCAGCTACGAGGTGGAGGCCGTCAACGGCCCGCTGCGGCTCATCGTGCAGTCCGAGTTGGTGGCCAACGAGTCACTGCCCGCGCAGAGCAAGGACCCCCGGGTCGCGGCGGTGCTCGAGTCACCCCTGCAGGCCGAGGAGGAGCTGACCACCCCGGACGGCGGGCAACTGATCCACCGCACCAAGGTCTCCGGGCTGCGGGTCGCCGCCGCGATGGAGCACGAGGTGCACGGCCCGGACCACACCACCATCGAGTCCGAGGGTTACCAGGACTGGGTACGGACCACGATCGCCTGCGTGCTCCAACCCGGCGAGAAGCTGCGGGTGATCAAGTACCTGACGTACAGCTGGTCGAGCCGGCGGTCGCTGCCCGCCCTGCGCGACCAGGTGGGTGCGGCGCTCGCCGGGGCCCGGTTGGACGGCTGGGACGGGCTCCACCGGGAGCAGCGCAACTACCTCGACGCGTTCTGGGACGCGGCCGACGTGCTGGTCGAGGGCGATCCGGAGGTGCAGCAGGCGGTCCGGTTCGGTCTCTTCCACGTGCTTCAGGCCGGTGCCCGGGCCGAGCAGCGGCCGATCTCGGCGAAAGGGCTGACCGGCCCCGGCTACGACGGGCACGCATTCTGGGACACCGAGATGTTCGTCCTGCCGGTGCTCACGTACACCCAGCCGAGCGCGGTGCGCAGCGCGTTGCAGTGGCGGCACAGCACGCTGGACTCGGCGAGGGAACGCGCCGAAACGCTCAACCTCCGCGGTGCCGCATTTCCCTGGCGGACCATCGAAGGGCCGGAATCCTCCGGATACTGGCCGGCCGGCACGGCTGCCTTCCACATCGCCGCCGACATCGCCGACGCCATCCGCCGCTACGTGATGGTCACCGGGGACGTCCAGTTCGAGCGGGAGGTCGGGCTGGAGCTGCTGGTGGAGACCGCCCGGCTGTGGCGCTCGATCGGCCACCACGACCGGCACGGTCAGTTCCACATCGACGGCGTCACCGGTCCGGACGAGTACACCGCCGTGAAGAACGACAACATCTACACCAACCTGATGGCGCAGCGGAACCTGCTCGCGGCCGCCGACGTGGTGATGCGCTACCGGGACGAGGCGTTCCACCTCGGGGTCAGCGACGAGGAGGCAGCCAGTTGGCGGGATGCCGCCACCTCGATGCACGTCCCGTACGACGAGGAGCTCGACGTCCACCAGCAGGTGGAGGGCTTCACCCGCCTCCAGGAGTGGGACTTCACGCACACACCGGCGGAGAAGTATCCGCTGCTGCTGCACTACCCGTACTTCGAGTTGTACCGCAAGCAGGTGGTCAAACAGGCCGATCTGGTCCTGGCCATGCACTGGCGAGGGGACGCGTTCACCCCCGAGGAGAAGGTGCGCAACTTTCTCTACTACGAGCGCCGCACCGTACGCGACTCGTCGCTGTCGGCCTGCACCCAGGCGGTGCTCGCCGCGGAGGTGGGCCACCCGGAGTTGGCGCACACCTACCTGCGTGAGGCCGCGCTGATGGACCTGCACGACCTCAACGAGAACACCCGCGACGGCGTGCACATGGCGTCGTTGGCCGGCGCGTGGCTCGCCCTGGTCAGTGGGTTCGGTGGTCTGCGGGACCACCACGGCGAGCTGTCCTTCGCGCCCCGCCTGTCCAGCCGACTCAACCGGCTGGAGTTCTCCCTGCAGTGGCGGGGGCTGTCGTTGCGGGTGGATGTCCGGCCGCACCAGACGACGTACTCGCTGCGGCATGGCAGCCCCGACGACGTGGTGGAACTGCGCCACCATGACCAGGTGCTGCGGGTCAGCTGCGACGAGCCGGTGACCGTGCCGGTGCCGCCGGCCGAGCCGTCCGGTCCTCCGCCCGAACAGCCACCGGGTAGGTCGCCGCTGCTGCGGCTGCCCGAACACGTCAACGAGCAGTGA